A genomic window from Treponema maltophilum ATCC 51939 includes:
- a CDS encoding ABC transporter permease codes for MNKIQVILKKRETTLFIIILALVVFVSLRVPSFFTYENICNVLKSYTVVGIFSLGVLLVIISGGFDVSFTAIAQVSEYIVVWLLLKHIQGNLVVAFFLAIIAGTLLGLFNGFLIDHYKMPAIIITISTQNLFYGILYVITKGKLLYEIPSYLWPLSNAKILPAIAENGSTYGLSTVTVLWLGLSIFLAFILRKTVIGKSVYLIGGNAVAAERVGINIRKTILFVYGLAGAIAGIAAIAHVSIVQTVIPNSIVGTEMAVIAAVVLGGASITGGKGSVLGTFLGVLLFAILSNSLTLLRISSYWYNVFTGAIILLSIAVNALQELAQERRKIRVKVD; via the coding sequence ATGAATAAAATTCAAGTAATTCTAAAAAAACGCGAAACAACTTTGTTTATTATAATTTTAGCGTTAGTAGTTTTCGTTTCATTACGTGTACCAAGCTTTTTTACGTATGAGAATATTTGTAATGTATTAAAATCTTATACGGTTGTTGGGATTTTCTCTTTAGGAGTTCTTTTGGTTATTATCAGTGGCGGATTTGATGTTTCCTTCACTGCAATCGCACAAGTAAGTGAATATATAGTAGTCTGGCTACTTCTAAAACATATACAAGGAAATTTAGTTGTTGCTTTTTTTTTAGCCATAATAGCTGGAACGCTGCTGGGATTATTCAATGGATTCTTAATAGACCATTATAAAATGCCTGCAATTATTATAACAATTTCCACTCAAAATCTTTTTTACGGTATCTTATATGTTATTACAAAGGGGAAGCTTTTATACGAGATTCCTTCATATTTGTGGCCGCTAAGTAATGCAAAAATACTCCCGGCAATAGCAGAGAATGGCTCAACGTACGGGTTAAGTACAGTAACCGTATTATGGCTCGGCTTATCAATTTTTCTTGCTTTTATACTCCGCAAAACAGTTATAGGGAAAAGCGTTTATCTTATAGGAGGTAACGCGGTAGCCGCAGAACGAGTCGGTATTAATATCCGAAAGACAATATTATTCGTTTATGGTCTTGCCGGTGCAATTGCAGGTATTGCTGCAATTGCTCATGTGTCAATTGTACAAACTGTTATTCCCAATTCAATTGTCGGAACAGAAATGGCTGTAATAGCAGCCGTTGTGTTGGGAGGAGCTTCGATTACGGGGGGAAAAGGATCTGTATTGGGAACATTTCTTGGAGTTCTGCTTTTCGCAATTCTCAGCAACAGTTTAACATTACTGAGGATTTCTTCATATTGGTATAATGTTTTCACTGGAGCAATCATTTTATTAAGTATCGCAGTAAATGCACTTCAAGAATTGGCTCAAGAGCGCAGAAAAATCCGTGTAAAAGTAGACTAA
- a CDS encoding sugar ABC transporter ATP-binding protein, with protein sequence MDFIKIENVYKGFDGVQALENVSFSVELGEVHGLVGENGSGKSTLMKIIAGVLRADTGKITIHGQVVHSYGPLSGMLYGISVIYQDLSLFPNLNVLENISLCAQIAKRKKLYSNHQNIIQIKNILEMLDADINLYDLVEELPIAKQQLVAIARALNNEAKLLIFDEPTTALTREEINNLFSIIHKLKQQNTAVIFISHKLDEIMEICDKISVLRDGKLIATRNKNLLSIPEIEKLMVGQALIYTKNSDKDIKPNTPIVLEVKNLCKKNNFKNINFVLRKKEILGITGLLGSGRTELATALFGIAPSDSGQIIIDNQPVCIKNVQQAVKNGIAYVPEDRLTQGLIMNYSQRENISIAMLKNFKASNGLIDEKKITLTADKWIKTLKVKTDSMYKTVKTLSGGNQQKIVLGKWLEMHPKVLILDGPTVGVDIGAKAGLFRTINEMVEATGMSVILISDEIREITANCHTVLILQNGCIRHRLERSEEINESYIQSLLENQKRNSMKGYKT encoded by the coding sequence ATGGATTTCATTAAAATAGAAAATGTATATAAAGGCTTTGACGGTGTGCAGGCATTAGAAAACGTTTCATTTTCCGTTGAACTGGGAGAAGTTCACGGATTAGTCGGTGAAAACGGATCCGGAAAATCTACATTAATGAAGATTATAGCAGGGGTACTGCGCGCAGACACCGGTAAAATTACAATACATGGGCAGGTTGTGCACTCTTACGGACCGCTGTCAGGAATGCTATATGGCATCAGTGTAATTTATCAGGATCTATCTCTTTTCCCTAATTTAAATGTTTTAGAAAACATTTCTCTTTGTGCACAGATTGCAAAACGTAAAAAACTTTATTCAAATCATCAGAATATTATACAAATAAAAAATATTTTGGAAATGCTGGATGCAGATATTAATTTATATGATTTAGTAGAAGAATTACCGATCGCAAAACAACAGCTGGTTGCAATCGCTCGAGCGTTAAATAATGAGGCGAAACTTCTAATCTTTGATGAACCGACAACAGCTCTTACGAGAGAAGAGATAAACAATCTATTCTCTATTATTCATAAGCTTAAACAACAAAATACAGCTGTTATTTTTATTAGCCATAAACTTGATGAAATTATGGAAATCTGTGATAAAATTTCCGTTTTACGCGACGGTAAACTTATCGCTACTCGCAACAAAAATCTTCTCTCAATACCTGAAATTGAAAAACTTATGGTTGGACAAGCGCTTATATATACAAAAAATTCAGATAAAGATATAAAACCGAATACTCCCATAGTTTTGGAAGTAAAAAATCTTTGCAAAAAAAATAATTTTAAAAATATAAATTTTGTATTGCGAAAAAAAGAAATCTTAGGTATTACCGGTTTATTGGGGTCAGGCAGAACTGAATTAGCTACAGCCTTGTTCGGGATTGCTCCATCTGATTCGGGACAAATTATTATTGATAACCAACCCGTTTGTATAAAAAATGTACAACAAGCAGTAAAGAATGGTATAGCATATGTCCCCGAAGACCGATTAACGCAAGGATTAATCATGAATTACTCCCAGCGAGAAAATATCAGTATTGCTATGCTAAAAAATTTTAAAGCTTCAAACGGTTTAATCGATGAAAAAAAAATTACACTCACAGCTGATAAGTGGATAAAGACGCTAAAAGTTAAAACAGATTCGATGTACAAAACGGTAAAAACTCTTTCAGGTGGGAATCAGCAGAAAATAGTCTTAGGGAAATGGTTGGAAATGCACCCAAAAGTGCTTATACTCGATGGCCCCACCGTTGGAGTAGATATCGGGGCAAAAGCCGGTTTGTTTAGAACTATTAACGAAATGGTAGAAGCAACCGGAATGTCCGTTATTCTTATTTCCGATGAAATAAGGGAAATAACTGCAAATTGTCATACCGTTTTAATATTACAAAACGGATGCATACGTCATAGGTTAGAAAGGTCAGAAGAAATAAATGAGAGCTATATACAGAGCCTGTTAGAAAACCAAAAACGAAACAGTATGAAAGGTTATAAAACATGA
- a CDS encoding autoinducer 2 ABC transporter substrate-binding protein, with product MKRFITIFAVLSMGVCIFAGGKGEKADYTMVTIPKLKSAWFEPYDADARKAGKEFNTEVYMQAPAAADEAQQVRIIEDAINQGVNAVLVVPNDANSCIPAFKRAREKGIVVLTHESPNQPEADFDIEMIDNVKFGERMLEEMVKISGTSGKYAIYVGSLTVPAHNIWADAAITLAKKKYPNLIMVDSKFPVSEDRNAARQKTLELLTVYPDLKAILAFGSQGAPGAGQAIREKGLNDKICVIGTTSPLEIAPFLKDGSVDMAVLWSSGDASYAMVYIAKMILDGKRAEIKNGLEIPGLGTPVIKGMNILFNNPLIVDKNNCDKYNF from the coding sequence ATGAAAAGATTTATTACAATCTTCGCAGTCTTATCAATGGGTGTGTGTATTTTTGCTGGCGGAAAGGGAGAAAAGGCTGATTACACAATGGTTACTATTCCTAAATTAAAATCGGCATGGTTTGAACCTTATGATGCTGATGCAAGAAAAGCGGGCAAAGAATTTAATACAGAAGTTTATATGCAAGCACCGGCTGCTGCGGACGAAGCACAACAAGTAAGAATTATTGAGGATGCCATTAATCAGGGAGTCAATGCGGTTCTTGTTGTCCCCAATGATGCTAATTCATGTATACCGGCATTTAAGCGTGCCAGAGAAAAGGGAATCGTTGTCCTTACTCATGAGTCACCGAATCAACCGGAAGCAGATTTTGACATAGAGATGATTGATAACGTTAAATTCGGAGAGCGGATGCTTGAAGAGATGGTTAAAATATCGGGAACGAGTGGAAAATACGCAATTTATGTAGGATCTCTGACCGTACCGGCTCATAATATTTGGGCAGATGCAGCAATCACTCTCGCGAAAAAGAAATATCCAAACTTGATTATGGTGGATAGTAAATTTCCCGTTTCTGAAGATAGAAATGCCGCCCGCCAAAAAACACTGGAACTATTGACGGTATACCCTGATCTCAAAGCTATTTTGGCATTCGGAAGTCAAGGAGCCCCTGGGGCAGGTCAAGCCATACGTGAAAAAGGGCTCAATGATAAAATATGTGTCATCGGAACAACCAGCCCTCTTGAAATCGCGCCTTTCTTAAAAGATGGGTCAGTTGATATGGCCGTTCTCTGGTCATCCGGTGATGCTTCGTATGCAATGGTCTATATTGCGAAAATGATTCTTGATGGTAAACGAGCCGAGATTAAAAATGGTTTAGAAATCCCAGGTTTAGGAACACCCGTAATCAAGGGGATGAATATTTTATTTAATAATCCGTTGATTGTTGATAAAAATAACTGTGACAAGTACAATTTTTAG
- the hxlB gene encoding 6-phospho-3-hexuloisomerase gives MKNEKEILFSILEELKTTFSALKWEQLTSLKDHILKSDKIFVAGAGRSLLMIRAFAMRLMHMGLTTYVVGETVTPAITKKDLLIIASGSGKTETLVAIAGKCRKIGATLALITAIPDSPIGTIADIIIHIPAATTKNDKSVKSSIQLGSATFEQSVLLTGDTIILSIADKYSLEDSNKKLMIRHANLE, from the coding sequence ATGAAAAATGAAAAGGAAATTCTATTTTCTATTTTAGAAGAATTAAAAACGACTTTCTCTGCACTAAAATGGGAACAGCTGACTTCATTAAAGGATCATATTTTAAAATCAGATAAGATTTTTGTAGCTGGTGCGGGACGTTCGTTGTTAATGATTCGGGCTTTTGCCATGCGTTTAATGCATATGGGACTCACTACCTATGTTGTAGGAGAAACAGTCACTCCTGCAATAACAAAAAAAGATTTATTAATTATCGCATCGGGGAGCGGGAAAACAGAAACACTTGTGGCTATTGCAGGAAAATGTAGAAAAATTGGAGCAACTTTAGCTCTGATTACGGCTATTCCCGATTCTCCTATCGGAACTATTGCGGATATTATCATTCATATCCCCGCTGCAACGACAAAAAATGATAAGAGTGTAAAGTCTTCTATTCAGCTCGGTTCCGCTACTTTTGAACAAAGCGTCTTATTAACCGGCGACACGATCATTCTTTCCATTGCTGATAAATATTCTCTAGAAGACAGTAATAAAAAACTTATGATAAGGCATGCCAATTTGGAATAA
- the hxlA gene encoding 3-hexulose-6-phosphate synthase — MKLQIAVDITDTARILEIAKGIYDIIDIFEIGTPAIIKEGLSPVRKLKEKYPDLCVLADSKIVDGGKIEAQNICESGADIMTVLAFADNTTIAEVVETAHAYGRKVLADLICIKNIRGRSAELIDLGIDYIGVHTGVDMQKSGRTPIGDLHELLASVPRNMVAVAGGIGIKTLHSYVIQKPEIIIAGSALYSAPDIRTAVLNMKEAMK, encoded by the coding sequence ATGAAATTACAAATCGCTGTGGATATTACCGACACTGCAAGGATTTTAGAGATCGCAAAGGGAATTTATGATATAATTGATATCTTTGAAATAGGTACTCCTGCTATCATAAAAGAAGGTCTATCCCCTGTACGAAAACTAAAAGAAAAATACCCTGATTTATGTGTATTGGCTGACAGCAAAATAGTCGATGGCGGTAAAATTGAAGCACAAAATATATGTGAAAGCGGAGCCGATATCATGACAGTATTAGCCTTTGCAGACAATACAACTATTGCAGAGGTAGTGGAAACTGCACATGCATACGGCCGCAAAGTACTGGCTGATTTAATTTGTATAAAAAATATACGAGGGCGTTCGGCTGAGTTAATAGACTTAGGAATTGATTATATAGGGGTACACACAGGTGTCGATATGCAAAAAAGCGGACGAACCCCTATAGGAGATCTGCATGAATTACTTGCTTCTGTTCCGCGAAACATGGTAGCCGTAGCAGGAGGAATCGGAATTAAAACACTCCATTCTTATGTGATACAAAAACCGGAGATTATCATTGCGGGGAGTGCTTTATATAGTGCCCCGGATATCCGTACAGCCGTTCTTAATATGAAGGAGGCCATGAAATGA
- a CDS encoding VOC family protein produces MMQADFLNQSIGQIGYVVENVDATIKAYYEKFGMGGWHIYTYGPPLLKFMNYKNKPITYRARIALGYFGNTRIELIQNLEGHTIYTDFIKKHGYGVQHLGIYVKDIQKALKNAFDAGFSIIMEGGGFGLDNDGHFAYLDTEDVCGITYELIQRPLRRHEPEAIFPSA; encoded by the coding sequence ATGATGCAAGCTGATTTTCTAAATCAATCTATTGGGCAGATTGGTTATGTAGTTGAAAATGTAGATGCAACTATTAAGGCTTACTATGAAAAATTTGGAATGGGCGGATGGCATATCTATACATACGGGCCACCACTTTTGAAATTTATGAATTATAAAAATAAGCCTATAACATATAGAGCTCGGATTGCTTTGGGGTATTTTGGAAATACCAGAATAGAACTTATCCAAAACTTAGAAGGACATACAATCTATACCGACTTCATAAAGAAACACGGATATGGAGTGCAGCACCTCGGTATTTATGTTAAAGATATTCAAAAAGCTTTAAAAAATGCCTTTGATGCCGGGTTTTCAATTATTATGGAAGGTGGCGGTTTCGGTCTTGATAACGACGGACACTTCGCATATCTAGACACCGAAGATGTATGTGGTATTACATACGAACTGATTCAACGTCCTTTACGTCGGCATGAGCCAGAAGCGATTTTCCCTTCGGCATAA